The following coding sequences lie in one Arachis ipaensis cultivar K30076 chromosome B05, Araip1.1, whole genome shotgun sequence genomic window:
- the LOC107640982 gene encoding putative pentatricopeptide repeat-containing protein At5g37570 — translation MTLIPIAQEIPWFYTGTASLHSQPPKASPLLTQFLNTSTTILHLKQTQAFALKLLSHQPLQYNHFLGRLFLRILRLNAGISNLCYAHKLFDEMPSCPNSFLWTSLIRAFISGTQFRHGISTYARMHQNGVLPSEFTYSTVLNACGRIPAMFEGTQVHARVVQSGFLGNKFVQTTILDMYAKFGSVFDARVVFDGMCDRDLVAWTAMICGYTKAGMMIHARWLFDNMGEKNSFTWTTMVAGYANSGDMKSAKKLYDAMDEENKSVITWVAMIAGYGKLGNVSEAKRVFDRISTPRDPSACAAMLACYAQNGYAKEAIDMYKEMRQSKIKITAVAMVGALSACAQLRDIQMSSTLTEHVEESIYDRIHIISNSLIHMHSKCGNINLAWTEFSRMKYRDVYSYSAMIAAFAEHGKSQDAIDLFLKMQKEGLQPNQVTFVGLLNACSSSALVDEGCRYFRTMTEIFGIQPLPEHYACMVDLLGRAGQLERAYCLIKQNASADATAWGSLLAACRVYGNVELGETAARHLTMIDPEDSGNYVLLANTYASKDKWERAEEVRKFMSEKGMKKPSGHSWIQREISG, via the exons ATGACTCTGATTCCTATAGCACAAGAAATTCCATGGTTTTACACAGGAACCGCTTCATTACATTCCCAACCCCCAAAAGCTTCACCTTTGTTAACGCAGTTCCTCAACACTTCGACAACCATTCTTCATCTCAAACAGACCCAGGCCTTCGCACTTAAACTCCTCTCTCACCAACCGCTTCAATACAATCACTTCTTGGGTCGTTTGTTTCTGAGGATTCTCCGTCTTAATGCCGGAATATCTAATCTCTGCTATGCCCACAaactgtttgatgaaatgccaagcTGCCCAAACAGCTTCCTTTGGACATCCCTTATTCGTGCATTTATATCTGGTACCCAATTTCGCCATGGAATTTCCACCTATGCTAGGATGCACCAAAATGGGGTCTTGCCATCTGAGTTCACCTATTCCACAGTCCTCAATGCATGCGGACGTATCCCCGCCATGTTCGAAGGGACACAAGTACATGCTAGAGTGGTGCAGTCAGGTTTCTTGGGGAACAAGTTTGTGCAAACCACTATACTTGACATGTATGCGAAGTTTGGTAGTGTTTTCGATGCAAGGGTGGTGTTTGACGGGATGTGTGATAGAGACCTAGTTGCATGGACGGCAATGATTTGTGGGTATACCAAGGCAGGGATGATGATTCATGCGAGATGGTTGTTTGATAACATGGGGGAGAAGAATTCTTTTACTTGGACTACTATGGTTGCAGGGTATGCAAATAGTGGAGACATGAAATCAGCCAAGAAATTGTATGATGCCATGGACGAGGAGAATAAGAGTGTGATCACATGGGTAGCAATGATAGCTGGTTATGGGAAGCTCGGTAACGTAAGTGAAGCAAAAAGGGTGTTTGATAGGATATCAACGCCACGTGATCCGTCAGCATGTGCAGCAATGCTGGCTTGTTATGCCCAAAATGGGTATGCAAAGGAAGCTATTGACATGTATAAGGAAATGAGgcaatcaaaaattaaaatcactGCGGTGGCAATGGTGGGTGCTTTATCAGCATGTGCACAACTTAGGGATATTCAAATGTCAAGTACATTGACAGAACATGTTGAGGAGAGTATTTATG ATAGGATACATATTATATCCAATTCATTGATCCACATGCATTCCAAATGTGGAAACATAAACTTAGCTTGGACGGAATTCAGTAGAATGAAATACAGAGATGTGTATAGTTATAGTGCAATGATTGCAGCCTTTGCTGAGCATGGGAAATCACAAGATGCTATAGATCTTTTCCTAAAGATGCAGAAGGAAGGATTGCAGCCAAACCAGGTTACATTCGTGGGTCTCCTCAATGCATGTAGTTCTTCAGCTCTCGTCGACGAAGGTTGTAGGTATTTTCGGACTATGACTGAGATATTTGGTATTCAGCCCTTACCCGAGCATTATGCTTGCATGGTAGATCTGCTTGGGAGGGCTGGGCAACTTGAAAGGGCATACTGTCTCATAAAGCAGAATGCAAGCGCCGATGCAACCGCCTGGGGTTCTTTATTAGCAGCTTGCAGGGTTTATGGCAATGTGGAATTGGGTGAGACAGCTGCTAGACATCTCACCATGATTGACCCTGAGGATTCAGGAAATTATGTGCTTCTAGCAAACACTTATGCATCGAAGGACAAATGGGAACGTGCAGAAGAAGTTAGGAAGTTCATGAGTGAAAAGGGAATGAAAAAACCTTCAGGGCATAGTTGGATACAAAGAGAGATAAGTGGATAG